Proteins co-encoded in one Cytobacillus sp. NJ13 genomic window:
- a CDS encoding HAD family hydrolase — protein MRMFASDLDRTLIYSNKALADFEQTGKENLIGVERKDGKEVAFMTNEALMMLKEVSAQILFVPVTTRTYEQYKRIFIFQDDLNIPYTITSNGANIHYHGKPLEEWSGIVRKRLKAECALLEEMMDRSQCLELNGKIKTAENLFFYYILNEQITTAAKEEIVRLTESYGWRISLQGRKLYFMPNPICKGEAVKFIKNREGINIVFGAGDSVLDHDFLKFCDFPYVPNHGELAANLALSHPYLISNNRGAAAGEEILDDILNNIKERV, from the coding sequence ATGAGGATGTTTGCTTCAGATCTGGACAGGACATTGATCTACTCAAATAAAGCACTAGCTGATTTTGAACAGACAGGAAAAGAAAATTTAATAGGTGTTGAGCGTAAAGATGGCAAGGAAGTAGCCTTTATGACCAATGAGGCTCTCATGATGCTGAAAGAGGTATCAGCTCAAATTCTATTTGTGCCTGTTACAACGAGAACATACGAACAATATAAGCGTATTTTCATTTTTCAGGATGACCTTAACATTCCGTACACTATCACATCGAATGGGGCAAATATTCATTATCATGGAAAACCTCTTGAGGAGTGGTCCGGCATAGTCCGAAAGCGTCTAAAGGCAGAGTGTGCATTGCTTGAGGAAATGATGGACAGATCACAATGCCTGGAACTGAACGGAAAAATAAAAACGGCTGAAAATCTTTTCTTTTACTATATTCTGAATGAACAAATAACAACAGCAGCCAAAGAGGAAATAGTAAGGCTGACTGAGTCTTATGGGTGGAGAATATCCCTTCAGGGGAGAAAACTGTACTTTATGCCAAATCCCATCTGTAAAGGCGAGGCGGTAAAATTTATAAAGAATCGGGAAGGAATAAATATTGTTTTCGGTGCAGGTGATTCAGTTCTGGACCATGATTTCTTAAAGTTCTGTGATTTCCCATACGTCCCAAACCATGGTGAGCTGGCAGCTAATCTAGCCCTCTCACATCCTTACTTGATTTCGAATAATAGAGGGGCAGCAGCCGGAGAAGAAATTCTTGATGATATTTTAAATAATATTAAAGAGAGAGTTTAG
- a CDS encoding TerD family protein: MAVSLSKGQKVDLTKTNPGMTKVIVGLGWDTNKYDGGNDFDLDSSVFLLGDTGKVTSESDFVFYNNTTGANGSVEHTGDNRTGEGAGDDEQVKIDLANVPANIQRITFTITIHDGEARNQNFGQVSNSYVRILNEDTGEELIRYDLGEDFSIETALVVGELYRHNGEWKFSAIGSGYQGGLAALAKDFGLQVG, encoded by the coding sequence ATGGCAGTAAGCTTATCAAAAGGACAAAAAGTTGACTTAACAAAAACAAATCCAGGAATGACTAAGGTAATAGTCGGACTTGGATGGGATACGAACAAATACGATGGCGGAAATGACTTCGATTTGGATTCTTCCGTATTCCTGCTTGGAGACACTGGGAAGGTAACTTCTGAAAGCGACTTTGTTTTCTATAACAATACAACAGGTGCTAATGGTTCCGTTGAACATACTGGAGATAACCGTACAGGTGAAGGGGCTGGCGATGACGAGCAGGTGAAAATTGACCTGGCTAATGTGCCTGCAAACATCCAGCGTATTACGTTTACTATCACGATTCATGACGGAGAAGCACGCAATCAGAACTTTGGACAGGTATCGAATTCTTATGTGAGAATCCTGAATGAAGATACAGGCGAAGAATTGATCCGCTATGACCTGGGAGAAGATTTCTCTATTGAAACTGCACTTGTAGTTGGAGAACTATACAGACATAACGGAGAATGGAAGTTCAGTGCAATTGGAAGCGGATATCAGGGCGGATTGGCTGCACTGGCAAAAGATTTTGGTTTACAGGTTGGATAA
- a CDS encoding YpjP family protein, producing MPNWLRKSFVVLVTILTFGLVTPSQAFLYENTSQLKASRASDVESSENNADLADEEDSHFDKEDFIRQMLMEAEAQSYEKFGAKIGPVIENEFSEVILPNIEKAIQEVAVQYPEESLAQLKVTENPGGGLSEKIFHITNSRTNDDVIRFHVRRDHPPQQGYWFNFHYHTHHDNFQAHHELGSIYWNKNTPPKWMT from the coding sequence ATGCCGAATTGGCTGAGAAAATCCTTTGTTGTACTTGTTACCATTTTAACGTTTGGCCTCGTCACACCTTCTCAGGCATTTCTATATGAAAATACCAGCCAGTTAAAGGCCTCTAGAGCCTCCGATGTGGAAAGCTCAGAAAATAATGCAGACCTGGCTGATGAGGAAGACAGTCATTTTGATAAAGAGGACTTTATCAGGCAAATGCTGATGGAAGCTGAGGCGCAATCGTATGAGAAGTTTGGCGCCAAGATTGGGCCTGTTATTGAAAACGAATTTAGCGAAGTAATACTGCCAAATATTGAAAAAGCTATCCAGGAGGTGGCGGTGCAATATCCGGAAGAAAGCCTTGCCCAGTTAAAAGTTACAGAAAATCCTGGAGGCGGATTATCGGAGAAAATCTTCCATATTACCAACAGCAGGACGAATGATGATGTTATACGGTTCCATGTAAGAAGGGACCATCCTCCGCAGCAGGGATACTGGTTTAATTTTCACTATCATACACACCATGATAATTTTCAGGCCCACCATGAACTTGGATCAATTTACTGGAATAAAAACACTCCGCCGAAATGGATGACTTAA
- a CDS encoding LL-diaminopimelate aminotransferase translates to MEFPISKRMASFPESVFAELAQIKNSKLSGGFPVIDLSIGSPDLPPPAFVMEELARGTREPELYGYSLTGTIEFHSAVCSYYKRNFEVDLESSEVLLLMGSQDGLVHLPMVLCDPGEYILVPDPGYTAYAAGAALAGAQMYGMPLKKENSFLPDFDEIPEEILANTKLMILNFPGNPVPAMATEEFFLQAIHLAKKYGFAVLHDFAYSELYYEKKPLSFLSVAGAMDVGIEMNSLSKSFNMAGCRVAYAAGNQQLIALLANFKSNLDYGVFLPVQSAAVKALNDQSSFLQDLRETYRKRRDVLLKELKNVGWDISKPEGSMFLWAEVPSGYSSSRDFAVDLINRAGVVVTPGSAFGQWGEGYVRIALVQPENELRQAAANIEKSGMLKKILA, encoded by the coding sequence ATGGAATTTCCTATTTCAAAAAGAATGGCTTCTTTTCCGGAAAGTGTGTTTGCGGAATTGGCCCAAATTAAGAATTCGAAACTTTCAGGCGGATTTCCGGTGATTGATTTGAGCATTGGCAGCCCTGATTTGCCCCCTCCCGCTTTTGTTATGGAGGAATTAGCAAGAGGAACCCGGGAACCAGAATTATATGGGTACTCGTTAACAGGTACAATTGAATTTCATTCTGCAGTCTGCAGCTATTATAAACGAAATTTTGAAGTGGATCTTGAATCTTCAGAGGTGCTGCTTTTAATGGGTTCACAGGATGGGCTGGTTCATTTGCCGATGGTTCTATGTGACCCAGGAGAGTATATCCTTGTTCCGGACCCGGGATATACTGCGTATGCTGCAGGTGCAGCCCTGGCTGGTGCACAGATGTACGGTATGCCCTTAAAAAAGGAGAACAGCTTCCTTCCGGATTTTGATGAAATCCCTGAAGAAATTCTCGCAAACACGAAATTAATGATCCTGAATTTCCCCGGCAATCCCGTTCCTGCGATGGCGACGGAGGAGTTTTTTCTTCAGGCGATCCATCTGGCAAAGAAGTACGGCTTTGCTGTATTGCATGATTTTGCTTACTCGGAACTTTATTATGAGAAGAAACCTCTAAGTTTTTTGTCTGTAGCAGGGGCCATGGATGTAGGGATTGAAATGAATTCACTATCAAAAAGTTTTAATATGGCAGGCTGCAGAGTGGCATATGCTGCCGGTAATCAGCAGCTTATTGCGCTGCTGGCCAACTTCAAATCCAATTTGGATTATGGGGTATTCTTGCCGGTGCAGTCAGCTGCAGTGAAAGCATTGAATGATCAGTCCTCTTTTTTGCAGGACTTGAGAGAGACATACAGAAAAAGAAGAGATGTATTATTAAAAGAGCTGAAAAATGTCGGGTGGGATATCAGCAAGCCAGAGGGGTCAATGTTCTTGTGGGCCGAGGTTCCATCTGGATATAGCTCATCCAGGGATTTTGCGGTTGACTTGATTAACCGCGCCGGCGTAGTCGTAACCCCTGGAAGTGCTTTTGGCCAATGGGGTGAGGGATATGTTCGGATTGCACTTGTTCAGCCCGAAAATGAATTAAGGCAAGCTGCCGCAAATATTGAAAAAAGCGGCATGCTTAAGAAAATCCTTGCTTAG
- a CDS encoding YceG family protein produces the protein MSYSQIKTHILKVTHENWTSHLTKPNHERDSYREEQQTLHIGQIVARFLGVPLDEDEYYNRLFDLIHTENAGLLLLSEEHLDKTINNQQFQAIQKVLNINREQDLSINRFAAFLDGEQLLLKSSSPSMHRKIREAMISMLKLFSEHESAGLKNQDIRRVLVDVIKWSANHLGTELKDIDPKIAMPKILWYGNGKKSHFYFLYYIIQLGCDILYFSPSGEDLPAKMGPAGQESFVHHYPEKKKPEPFPQEKRRRSATVAYRASREIETILNHEGSGLYKPWQLRDYTPSSVTLKTTYDELFILIKEKAMIRPNFEVKEGRVMIPSVFSKIQGVSRNRKEYWDRIQTISQYDESLLIRRFPFTNSVNNDFRFHYRNALDREGKLDPEKVIAGHYWRYQQLPGGLQNGIAMAIRNMCERPRIKRLSGESEEELRIYLFSQSLQIPPSILKLMQQFDYSQDVPKIILYNNELNGTMVRSDAALLLLLNQFGLDIVLYNPPGHNDIENFIEEDLYDVHWLEDVVFEQEFKEPSFLKKVLFQGLLKNLKGD, from the coding sequence TTGTCGTACAGTCAAATCAAAACTCACATCTTAAAGGTTACACATGAGAATTGGACCTCACACTTAACAAAACCTAATCACGAGCGTGATAGTTACAGAGAGGAACAGCAAACTTTGCATATTGGCCAGATTGTTGCCAGGTTTCTCGGAGTTCCGCTCGATGAAGATGAATATTATAATCGTCTTTTTGATCTTATTCACACAGAGAATGCAGGGCTGCTTCTTTTGAGTGAAGAACATCTGGATAAAACCATTAATAATCAGCAGTTCCAGGCGATACAAAAAGTCCTGAACATTAACCGGGAACAGGATTTATCCATAAACCGCTTTGCCGCTTTCCTTGATGGGGAACAGCTGCTGCTTAAATCATCCTCACCTTCTATGCACAGGAAGATTAGAGAAGCGATGATCAGTATGCTGAAACTTTTTTCTGAACATGAATCAGCCGGATTAAAAAACCAGGATATCCGAAGAGTACTTGTAGATGTGATTAAGTGGTCCGCTAACCATTTGGGCACAGAACTTAAAGATATTGACCCTAAAATAGCCATGCCAAAGATCCTATGGTACGGTAATGGGAAAAAGAGTCATTTTTATTTTTTGTACTACATAATTCAATTAGGGTGCGATATTCTTTATTTTTCTCCTTCAGGGGAAGATCTTCCGGCAAAAATGGGTCCGGCGGGTCAGGAATCTTTTGTCCATCATTACCCTGAAAAGAAAAAGCCAGAGCCTTTTCCGCAAGAAAAGAGAAGAAGGAGTGCTACAGTTGCCTATAGAGCATCCAGGGAAATAGAAACCATCCTTAACCATGAGGGTTCAGGGCTTTATAAACCCTGGCAGCTGCGGGATTATACACCTTCCTCTGTGACTCTGAAAACCACTTATGATGAGCTCTTTATTTTAATCAAAGAGAAAGCCATGATCCGCCCAAACTTCGAGGTGAAAGAAGGAAGGGTAATGATACCTTCCGTATTTTCAAAGATCCAGGGTGTAAGCAGGAACCGCAAGGAATACTGGGATCGAATACAGACAATCAGCCAGTATGATGAAAGTTTGCTGATAAGGAGATTTCCTTTTACAAATAGCGTCAACAATGATTTTCGGTTCCATTATCGGAATGCACTTGACAGGGAAGGAAAGCTTGACCCTGAAAAAGTCATTGCAGGGCACTATTGGAGGTATCAGCAGCTTCCTGGCGGCCTGCAAAATGGAATTGCAATGGCCATTAGAAATATGTGTGAACGTCCGCGTATAAAGCGGCTTTCCGGTGAATCGGAAGAAGAATTGAGGATTTATCTATTTAGCCAAAGCCTGCAAATTCCGCCGAGCATTCTAAAATTAATGCAGCAATTTGATTATTCGCAGGACGTCCCTAAGATTATCCTCTATAACAACGAGCTGAACGGGACGATGGTAAGATCGGATGCCGCTCTTCTTTTGCTGCTTAATCAGTTTGGACTGGATATTGTATTGTATAATCCGCCGGGCCATAACGACATTGAAAACTTCATTGAGGAAGATTTATATGATGTCCATTGGCTTGAGGATGTTGTTTTTGAACAGGAATTTAAGGAGCCATCCTTTTTAAAGAAGGTTCTCTTTCAAGGATTATTAAAAAATTTAAAGGGTGATTGA
- a CDS encoding class I SAM-dependent methyltransferase codes for MIITTAGRTNEAIKEKAKKIAEQLGAEYISRNKRSVEMIQKQIPEDCIVVGKERLELFPIGESQPFFFHPSSAMFRVKRLLKGEGDPFLQAAGLKEGSSILDCTLGLASDSITASYAAGSKGKVTGLEGNKYLSFLVANGLRQWDSGLESMNQAMRRIKVESSMALPYLKKLPVDSYDVVYFDPMFEEKILESEGIKALRNFAVYEDLSEEVIFHAKRAARQRVVLKDHFRSSRFARYGFKVIERKSSKFHFGVIEK; via the coding sequence ATGATTATTACAACTGCCGGACGCACCAATGAAGCAATAAAAGAAAAAGCAAAAAAAATCGCTGAACAATTGGGAGCAGAATATATCAGCAGGAATAAAAGGTCTGTAGAAATGATCCAAAAACAAATTCCTGAGGACTGCATAGTAGTTGGAAAAGAACGTTTGGAGCTTTTTCCGATAGGTGAAAGCCAGCCATTCTTTTTTCATCCCAGTTCAGCGATGTTCAGAGTAAAACGTCTCCTAAAAGGAGAGGGTGATCCTTTTCTTCAGGCTGCGGGGCTTAAAGAAGGCAGCAGTATTCTCGATTGTACCCTTGGACTGGCCTCTGACAGTATAACAGCCAGTTATGCAGCAGGGAGTAAAGGCAAAGTTACAGGACTGGAAGGAAATAAATATCTTTCCTTCCTGGTGGCGAATGGGCTTAGACAATGGGACTCGGGGCTTGAGAGTATGAATCAGGCAATGAGAAGAATAAAGGTGGAATCTTCAATGGCCCTTCCTTATTTGAAAAAATTGCCCGTGGACAGTTATGACGTTGTCTATTTTGATCCCATGTTTGAAGAAAAAATCCTTGAGTCAGAGGGGATTAAAGCACTAAGGAACTTTGCTGTTTATGAGGACCTGTCAGAGGAAGTTATTTTTCATGCAAAAAGAGCAGCCAGACAGAGAGTGGTTCTGAAGGATCACTTTAGAAGTTCCAGGTTTGCCCGATATGGCTTCAAAGTAATTGAAAGAAAGTCATCGAAATTTCATTTTGGGGTAATTGAAAAATAA
- a CDS encoding cysteine protease StiP family protein translates to MNRIADKFGSYSKDDVVFLLKDLSGYSLEGSIEQREKNIQSGEHYSETLPIEYQPPENYLSLFWETLDEYKRKAALSTGVVSEQIWKQKGKSTVLVSLARAGTPVGILIKRYLYEVYGVRLPHYSISIIRDRGIDENAIKHILNSHPGCNIQFVDGWTGKGAISVELTKACRQFHELYGVLLDDTLAVLADPGFCTTIYGTREDFLIPSACLNSTVSGLVSRTVLNESLIGPEDFHGAKYYKDMEEADVSNHYLSALTEEFSAIKQEAAELAAKILENPGEATFKGMKEVQRIQEEFKIESINFVKPGVGETTRVLLRRLPWKILVKDPESPYVRHIVMLARERNVEIIHYPDMSYTCCGLIKKTGEE, encoded by the coding sequence ATGAATAGAATTGCGGATAAATTTGGTTCATATAGCAAAGATGACGTTGTATTTTTACTGAAGGATTTAAGCGGATATTCACTTGAGGGATCCATTGAGCAAAGGGAAAAAAACATTCAGTCCGGTGAGCATTATAGTGAAACACTTCCTATTGAATACCAGCCCCCTGAAAATTACCTTTCCTTGTTTTGGGAAACGCTTGATGAATACAAACGAAAAGCAGCATTGTCCACAGGAGTGGTTTCAGAACAAATTTGGAAGCAAAAAGGAAAAAGTACAGTTTTAGTTTCCCTGGCGAGGGCTGGGACGCCTGTCGGAATTCTGATAAAAAGGTATCTTTATGAAGTATATGGTGTAAGATTGCCGCATTACAGCATTTCCATTATCAGGGATCGGGGGATTGACGAAAATGCGATAAAGCATATTTTAAACTCACATCCTGGCTGCAATATTCAGTTTGTGGATGGATGGACAGGCAAAGGGGCTATTTCAGTTGAATTAACCAAGGCATGCAGACAATTCCATGAACTTTATGGTGTTCTTCTCGATGACACTTTGGCCGTTCTTGCGGATCCAGGCTTTTGCACAACAATTTATGGAACAAGGGAAGACTTTCTGATTCCAAGTGCCTGCCTCAATTCTACTGTTTCAGGATTGGTCAGCAGAACAGTATTAAATGAATCCTTAATTGGGCCGGAAGATTTCCATGGCGCCAAATATTATAAGGATATGGAGGAAGCAGATGTATCAAACCATTATCTCTCAGCGCTTACAGAGGAGTTCTCGGCTATTAAACAGGAAGCAGCTGAACTTGCGGCCAAGATTTTGGAAAATCCGGGGGAAGCAACTTTTAAAGGAATGAAAGAAGTTCAGAGAATACAAGAGGAATTTAAAATTGAATCTATCAACTTTGTAAAGCCGGGAGTCGGAGAAACCACCAGGGTTCTTCTGAGAAGGCTTCCATGGAAAATCCTGGTGAAAGACCCGGAAAGCCCATATGTTCGTCATATCGTCATGCTGGCCCGGGAGCGGAATGTCGAGATTATTCATTATCCTGATATGAGCTACACATGCTGTGGATTAATTAAAAAGACGGGAGAAGAATAA
- a CDS encoding phosphoribosyltransferase family protein — protein sequence MRSHTLTFSKTKHSIQILNSLTVDIQITDNPFELAPEDLFVMAARINKKRSFLFVSNVLGKHIPINPQIGLLTGELLASRYIEKVKKVEAGKAAELLSAFKKGSGIINSSPFICEDYNPVIIGFAETATALGHAFFQSFKRADYFHTTREQLIDRNSVITFEEEHSHATSHRCYTNESLLDNKREIILVDDEMTTGKTAINIIRSIHDRFPRKIYTVVSILDWRSPKNQLLFDDLEKELGIIIHSVSLLKGEIDVKGSHEVHESQTSDELKGNDALISYININNEFPELLSRMNEPSAALSGEIRTIPYLKDSGRFGLDAKRQAGLSVSLAEIGQYLARKRGGKNTLCLGTGEFMYIPMKLASLMGEGVKFHSTTRSPIFVRNDNEYGAKYGISFQNPEDPEMAQFVYNIPEDYYEEVFLFFEREPEKDSLMAFINQLKKYIKNIKIVYFNGGERNE from the coding sequence ATGAGATCACATACATTGACCTTCTCAAAAACGAAACATTCTATTCAGATACTCAACTCGTTAACCGTTGATATTCAGATAACCGATAACCCTTTTGAGCTGGCGCCTGAAGATTTGTTTGTCATGGCCGCAAGAATAAATAAAAAAAGATCCTTTTTATTTGTCAGCAATGTACTCGGAAAACATATTCCGATTAATCCGCAAATCGGGCTCCTGACAGGGGAACTGCTTGCCAGCCGATATATAGAAAAGGTGAAGAAAGTAGAGGCAGGAAAGGCAGCTGAACTTCTATCTGCTTTTAAAAAAGGCTCAGGCATCATAAACAGCAGCCCTTTTATTTGTGAAGACTATAACCCTGTCATTATCGGTTTTGCCGAAACAGCAACGGCACTTGGACATGCTTTCTTTCAATCATTTAAACGTGCCGATTACTTTCACACAACAAGAGAGCAGCTGATTGATAGGAATTCTGTCATAACATTTGAAGAAGAACATTCCCATGCTACTTCCCACAGATGCTACACAAATGAAAGCCTTTTGGATAATAAGAGAGAGATCATTCTTGTCGATGATGAAATGACAACAGGAAAAACAGCCATTAATATCATCCGATCCATTCATGATCGCTTCCCCAGAAAGATTTATACAGTCGTGTCCATTCTGGATTGGCGTTCCCCAAAAAACCAGCTTCTGTTTGATGATCTTGAAAAAGAATTGGGCATTATTATTCACAGTGTGTCTCTTCTTAAAGGGGAGATCGACGTTAAGGGTTCCCATGAAGTGCATGAAAGTCAGACATCGGATGAACTGAAAGGAAATGATGCGCTAATTTCCTATATTAATATAAATAATGAATTCCCTGAACTATTAAGCCGGATGAATGAGCCTTCTGCTGCACTAAGCGGTGAAATCAGAACTATTCCTTATTTAAAAGATTCTGGCCGTTTCGGGCTGGATGCAAAACGCCAAGCCGGATTAAGTGTGTCATTAGCTGAGATCGGCCAATACCTAGCCCGAAAACGGGGTGGCAAGAATACGTTATGTCTTGGAACCGGGGAGTTTATGTATATCCCTATGAAACTTGCTTCATTAATGGGGGAAGGCGTAAAATTCCATTCAACAACACGCAGTCCCATTTTTGTAAGAAATGATAATGAATATGGAGCCAAATACGGCATATCCTTTCAAAACCCTGAAGACCCTGAAATGGCACAATTTGTTTATAACATTCCAGAGGACTATTATGAAGAAGTATTCCTGTTTTTCGAAAGAGAGCCAGAAAAAGATTCACTTATGGCATTTATCAATCAATTAAAGAAATATATTAAGAATATAAAAATAGTTTACTTTAATGGGGGTGAGAGAAATGAATAG
- a CDS encoding TerC family protein has product MEILESIMHTYSQFFNWDMWVEALSKPESWALIGTLVILEGLLSADNALVLAVMVKHLPEKQRKKALFYGLLGAYFFRFIAIGIGVFLIEFWYIKVLGAAYLAWLAIKYFIDKRNAEQEGDEEAIEGINQKGLLIRLFGTFWGTVIAVELMDIAFSIDSILAALGVSQEIWVLLIGGMLGIIMMRGVAGIFLKLIDRVPELETSSYILILLIAAKMLASAAGIHIDHIYFFIVLVIVFAITFIVHARNAKKEAADQG; this is encoded by the coding sequence ATGGAAATTTTAGAATCTATTATGCATACATATTCCCAGTTCTTTAACTGGGACATGTGGGTTGAAGCTTTATCAAAGCCGGAAAGCTGGGCACTGATAGGGACACTTGTCATTTTAGAAGGCTTACTTTCTGCTGATAATGCACTCGTACTTGCTGTAATGGTAAAACATCTGCCGGAAAAACAGCGCAAGAAAGCACTTTTTTATGGTCTGTTAGGTGCTTATTTCTTCAGGTTTATTGCCATTGGAATCGGTGTATTCTTAATTGAATTCTGGTATATTAAGGTATTGGGTGCAGCCTATTTAGCTTGGCTTGCAATCAAGTATTTTATTGATAAGCGGAATGCCGAACAAGAAGGTGATGAAGAGGCAATAGAAGGGATTAATCAGAAAGGCTTATTAATTCGCCTTTTCGGTACTTTCTGGGGAACAGTCATTGCAGTTGAATTAATGGATATCGCTTTTTCAATAGACAGTATATTGGCTGCGCTTGGAGTGAGCCAAGAAATCTGGGTGCTGTTAATAGGAGGCATGCTTGGTATTATCATGATGCGTGGTGTAGCGGGAATATTCTTGAAGCTGATAGACAGGGTGCCTGAACTGGAAACCAGCTCATATATTCTGATCCTGCTTATTGCTGCTAAGATGCTTGCAAGTGCTGCTGGTATTCATATTGACCATATTTACTTCTTTATTGTATTGGTTATCGTGTTTGCTATTACATTTATTGTTCATGCAAGGAATGCAAAAAAGGAAGCTGCAGATCAGGGCTGA
- a CDS encoding HpcH/HpaI aldolase/citrate lyase family protein, with amino-acid sequence MRLFSDLPDEKINKVFYKKPGYFNKRSDRELLAYALGATLYMPATRPNIHQDLLSKKHAGLTSMVICLEDAIGDDEVEQAEDLLSLELENLSSDLAKGLCEEEDLPLIFVRIRSYDQLIRLKSRIPNGLHLLTGFVLPKFSPAKGCKILTEIEKLNSYGYCLYAMPILETKEIIQKETRLEELIGIKKVLDQYSASILNVRIGATDFSGLYGIRRNSDTTVYDIAVIRDCISDIINIFLRADQPYVISGPVWEYFSSKERLLKPQIRQTPFRERLGQDGLKMRTDLIDRHMDGLIREIAMDISNGLTGKTIIHPTHIRPVQALNTVTLEEYLDAQSIAGQADGKIGVMKSDYQNKMNEIKPHLYWAKKILLKSEVYGVLQDEITYIDLLKNETFYSDTQLVNR; translated from the coding sequence ATGAGACTATTTTCCGATCTTCCGGATGAAAAAATTAATAAGGTGTTTTATAAAAAGCCGGGCTATTTTAATAAGAGGTCTGACAGGGAGCTTTTAGCATATGCACTTGGAGCAACTTTATATATGCCGGCTACAAGGCCTAATATTCATCAGGATCTGCTCTCAAAAAAGCATGCAGGCCTTACATCCATGGTCATATGCCTTGAAGATGCAATTGGTGATGATGAAGTGGAACAGGCAGAAGACCTGCTGTCTTTGGAATTGGAAAATTTGAGCTCGGACCTTGCGAAGGGGCTTTGTGAAGAAGAAGATCTCCCTTTGATCTTCGTGCGAATCAGAAGCTATGATCAGCTTATTAGACTTAAGAGCAGAATTCCCAATGGCCTGCATCTTCTGACTGGTTTTGTCCTGCCGAAGTTCTCTCCGGCTAAGGGATGCAAAATTTTAACTGAAATTGAAAAGCTTAATTCTTATGGTTATTGTTTATATGCCATGCCGATTCTCGAAACTAAAGAAATCATTCAAAAAGAAACAAGGCTTGAGGAGTTAATCGGCATTAAGAAGGTGCTGGACCAATATTCTGCTTCGATTCTGAATGTGAGAATTGGAGCCACGGATTTTAGCGGCTTGTATGGGATACGAAGAAATTCAGATACAACAGTTTACGATATTGCTGTAATTAGAGATTGTATATCAGATATCATTAATATTTTCCTGCGTGCGGACCAGCCATATGTCATCTCAGGCCCGGTATGGGAATATTTCTCTTCAAAGGAGCGTCTTCTAAAGCCTCAAATCAGGCAAACGCCATTCAGGGAACGTCTTGGGCAGGATGGGCTTAAAATGAGGACGGACTTGATTGATCGGCATATGGACGGATTAATAAGAGAAATCGCAATGGATATTTCAAATGGCTTAACTGGAAAAACCATTATCCATCCAACCCATATAAGGCCAGTACAGGCATTGAATACTGTCACCCTTGAAGAGTATTTGGATGCACAGAGCATCGCCGGTCAGGCTGACGGAAAAATAGGTGTTATGAAAAGCGATTACCAAAACAAAATGAATGAAATTAAACCCCATTTATATTGGGCTAAAAAAATATTATTAAAATCAGAAGTATACGGGGTGCTGCAGGATGAGATCACATACATTGACCTTCTCAAAAACGAAACATTCTATTCAGATACTCAACTCGTTAACCGTTGA